From a region of the Pecten maximus chromosome 18, xPecMax1.1, whole genome shotgun sequence genome:
- the LOC117317027 gene encoding palmitoyltransferase ZDHHC15-like yields MIRSNMAGEVALDIGQEEKPMGLMEQLRIHYKYRGKRTDKRHKRNAKNAVRWLVAFQAPTQLFMLHCYLIPYLLEDYDDWTHYYFKVLVTYGAVLIIANYICTVLYDTRLPKTKDRPDLPGLNDRWENPPDHFVSIHNQNGSAAPIQSQNTDGSGFEWKYCEICEMYKPPRTHHCDICEACILKRDHHCFVVGTCIGFKNQRYFVVLTFYAVIYGIFGGFLQFKYLQNIYYPVSYAWTDFIPPVAFYRWLFGRVDEMSLHVSIMIFHVYLEFLYGVIGVIYFNSQMTIIPQGKTLHELAKFIPVRNLNSINRNFRSVFGDFWILNFFFPMQLIFPQTDDGKTWEGVKLDQNANLQEKTN; encoded by the exons ATGATCAG aTCTAACATGGCGGGCGAGGTTGCGTTGGACATAGGGCAGGAGGAGAAGCCCATGGGTCTGATGGAACAATTACGTATACATTATAAGTATAGAGGAAAGCGGACAGACAAACGTCATAAGAGGAATGCTAAGAATGCGGTCCGTTGGTTAGTGGCATTCCAGGCTCCCACCCAACTCTTCATGTTACATTGTTACCTCATTCCGTACCTGTTGGAGGATTACGACGACTGGACAcattattattttaaagtaTTGGTAACTTACGGAGCCGTGCTGATAATAGCtaattacatatgtacagtCTTGTATGACACAAGACTTCCCAAAACTAAGGACCGGCCCGATTTACCAGGATTGAACGACCGCTGGGAAAACCCGCCAGACCATTTTGTGTCCATACACAATCAGAATGGGTCTGCTGCTCCAATCCAATCCCAGAACACGGACGGTTCTGGGTTCGAATGgaaatattgtgaaatttgtGAAATGTACAAACCCCCTCGCACTCACCATTGTGACATTTGTGAAGCATGTATATTGAAACGTGACCATCATTGTTTCGTTGTTGGAACTTGTATCGGATTCAAAAACCAAAGATACTTTGTTGTATTGACATTTTACGCGGTGATATATGGAATTTTTGGTGGATTTCTACAGTTTAAATATCTACAGAATATTTACTACCCCGTAAGTTACGCCTGGACAGACTTTATCCCACCTGTAGCCTTCTATCGCTGGCTGTTCGGACGTGTGGACGAAATGTCTTTACATGTTTCGATCATGATTTTTCACGTTTACCTGGAATTTCTTTACGGAGTTATTGGggttatttatttcaattcacAAATGACCATCATTCCTCAAGGCAAAACCTTACATGAACTGGCGAAATTTATCCCTGTTCGAAACTTAAATAGTATTAATCGTAACTTTCGGTCTGTGTTTGGAGATTTCTGGATTCTGAATTTCTTTTTTCCAATGCAGCTGATTTTCCCACAAACAGACGACGGTAAAACGTGGGAAGGTGTCAAACTGGACCAAAACGCAAATCTTCAAGAGAAAACAAACTGA
- the LOC117316653 gene encoding uncharacterized protein LOC117316653 isoform X2, with translation MAGEVVLDIGSKEKPKTLREKLRDHYHDKKADRRHKNAAKITMRCLMAVQAPTQLFMFQYYIIPYLFEDYDDWTQYYLKVFITYLAIQGVSNFLCTILYDTSLPKDKDRPDVPGLNQRWENPPDHFVSIHTSSQNGYALPTQSQNVEVTGFEVEIL, from the coding sequence ATGGCGGGGGAAGTGGTGCTGGATATAGGTAGCAAGGAGAAGCCAAAAACTTTAAGGGAAAAACTTCGTGACCATTACCATGACAAGAAAGCTGACAGGCGCCACAAAAATGCAGCAAAGATAACGATGAGATGCTTGATGGCAGTCCAGGCTCCGACCCAGCTCTTCATGTTTCAATACTACATTATTCCATACCTGTTTGAAGATTATGATGACTGGACGCAGTATTATCTAAAAGTTTTCATCACATACTTGGCTATCCAGGGTGTTTCAAACTTtttgtgtacaatattatatgATACAAGTCTCCCAAAGGATAAAGATCGTCCCGACGTACCAGGACTGAACCAGCGCTGGGAAAATCCACCTGATCATTTTGTGTCAATACACACAAGCAGTCAGAATGGATATGCTCTTCCAACGCAGTCACAAAATGTTGAAGTTACTGGGTTTGAGGTGgaaatattgtga